The Centroberyx gerrardi isolate f3 chromosome 13, fCenGer3.hap1.cur.20231027, whole genome shotgun sequence genome contains the following window.
GTTAATATGGCTCTTGTATTCTGTCCCCTGGCTGGTCattcagctggaggagactgaGGCGCTGAGGGCAGCGCTGAGGAGCACTCTCCACCACGACCTGCAGCTCTACAGTGACATGATGAGCCAAGTCAAGCATGTTTTCCTGCAGGCCCTGTGACAGCGCAAACAAGACACTAACCAGGGGAACTGGCTAGTCCCTGCTGGACCTCACATCCAACTGAGCCCTACCTTCTCCTGTCATATCTGCTGTGAGGAAGAGCCGCCTGAGGGAAACAGGCCCTTCTGTTTCGACACACCAAACATCATTTGGATCCCTGGTTTCCTCTTCCTTTGAAATCTGAAAGACCGTGATGGTTCCTTTGTGCGTTTGATGACCTCAGTCAAGCCACTTAGACCTTGAGTAGCAGAGCTTATCAACTTAACCCTGATGGCATCAGACAAGTGTTCCTGCTGATTGCAGAAATGATTGACGCTGATAGCATGTCTCACCATGGTTTGATGTCCTGTCTGCTTGCTGTTTTCTAAATGTCACTGTCACATTATATTAAATCAGCGTATGCCTTTACCTCACTCACTTGCAGCCTTAAGTGCATTAGAGGTATAGACAGCAACAGTGTGAATGCTTTGTATACTATGAATAGAGTATTTGTAATAATCACATAATGGATCATCACATTTGATCAAGGGAACCAAGCCACCATCAAATGTTGTATATTGTTTTACCTTAAAAGCTATGACATTACTGgagtttttagtttttcttgGCTCCAGACTATTATACGTGAATGTTTGACAGCCCAATCCAAATAGTAAACACCGCAGTTGAGTTCCCAAATGCTTCAATATTCCTTTTAAATATTACTGCTAATCACTTCTGACTTGAAACCAGCTGTGTGGGAATAGTGGTTGAAAATGAATGCGGACTCCAGCTACACAAACTCCCACTTTGCTCCTCCATACATTCCCCAGAGCATGTcaaatgtatatacagtatgatctTAGCTTCTTATTCCAAAAAGGTTGTCTGGTTGTGTGTAGCCTGGTGGGAGTGGCCCCTACCTTCATGCTAACATCCGAGTTATTTTCTTCCGATCTAGCCAAAAGGATTTCAGCAgaaaccccctcctcctcctcccctccacatCACGCTTAATTTAAAACCATGGCTGAGTTAGTGTGCTGCTTCAAATACCGCACTATTTCTTCCAGAACCCTGTGGGAGATTGGCAGGTCCCCATTGGACTGAGCGAGAAAGTGCCACAAGACAAAAATATCAGACTTTGGACGTGATGAAGAAAGCCTTTATgctcagagaaacaaaaaacagcttGTGTTGAATACCTCCTGGATTGAAGGTGAGGCACCCTTCTATGTAGTATGCCAGTGTGCGTCgctgaaggaagagaagagatacCATGAGCCTTACGACTACATGTTCAGCAGGATTGCCAAATATGTAGCAAATATGTAGCAATGTGCGTCAGAATGAGTGTTGGTGGAGCAAATAGCTGTCATGGTCTCTAACTGTATCGCAGTCCAGGGAAATGTTTAACTTGATAaatttgtttggttgttttttaaACCTGCCATAACATAACTTCATCTAAAAATGAAGTCAGTGCTCATAAACatttagaatattttttttccacacaactGAAATGTGAAGCTTTCATTTTGGACATGCAGTCTACTTGACAGGAACAAACTGCAATATTATTATCACATTTTGGGAAGCTATTTCTAATTTGGCTTTTGAATGAATGTTGGTATCAAAGATTGTCATACAATACTCATTTCAGCTTGTCTCACACAGTTAAGAACTAATGTTATCTTAAATTAATATGACTATTGACTGTTGACTTCAGTCATTAAAGGGTGTCATCACTTtcaaataaattacatttcaccaaacaattttaatattgttttatGGAGCTGGATTACGCAGAAAGGTGTagatttattccaaaatgccCAATAACCcaccaaaccaaacacaaacTTATGTAAACACAGCATACGTAAACAGCCTCACCTATTTGTCATTCCAGGTTTGAATGACTcctttctccatccttctcctcaGAGGTATTCCCTCGTTCTGGACCAATGCTTCCTGCAGACCATTGACTGCATCCAGAAACTAAAGTAAATAGTGGAGCTGTGAACGCAGAGGTTAAAGTTAGCCATCAGTATATGAGGGATCTGTGAACTTTTCTCAGGCCTGAAAACGGTTTGTGCCTCTATGAGTCCATTCATCTCTCAGTACCTCTCATTTACATGTAatggaaagaaaataaacagcTGAGTCCTAATGTGCTCATTTACAGTAAGTAGAAATAAAGTAATGAGCTGTTATCTTTACACAGACAGTGGTGAGGTGACGGCGAGCAGTTTTATATCAGTTAAAGGCTTTATGGGGTGACTGAAATTGATGTTGACATTGATATGCAAAATCATACAGTTTGGAGGCGATCACTACAGTCAACCACAATTCATAGTACTGTGTTGACAAGACAAGTTCTGCTGGCAGAGACTCTGTTTTTGATCTTGATTTTTCTCTTGCCTTCTTATTTCCAGCCTTTTAAGTTATGCCTGCTCATTCTCAACCTCTTTGAGTTGCTCGCAGTTCCCCAACAGACATGgatcagtacagtacagtatgacGTCAATAGGATTTCTTATAGCCTTCTTCAAGAAGCTCAATTCAGCACAATACATTTGTGTACCAAGTTTAAATCTGTGTCAAGATACAGGGCGCAtcactagatggcagtgtggTCAGTCCTGTATATCAACCACCTTTGACATGGAGTTTTCTGACAGtgaattacttttttttgtcctgCAATGATGCTGTCTGACACAAAAAAGCCGAAACAAAAAATGCCGATTAAATTTAATGCTTAATCTGCTCTACAGTGTATTGCTGAATCTATTATTATGACTTTTAATTGCTCATATGATGAGTTGGCTGTGATTAAATCAATAGATTATAATAGAAAGTGATCTCCCTGCTTCTGGGAGTGGATGGAGTGAATAATTATTAAATGATCACATGATTTACTGTACCAGTTTGATCATAATGATGACCCTTTATATCAACTACACGTGGTGAAATAGTTCTGTCTTAGTAGAGGTTTTATCAGTTTCATCAGATGATAGTGCACAAACACATCAGTGACATGCAGAGTTTCACAGTACAGACCAACACACTTGGTACAAGGACAGCCGTGCAAATACACAGAGTGCAAAATTACATTGAAACAAATTGAGTTCAAAGTCATGACAGCATACAGTATTTTAAAATTTATCATCATACCCTGTTTCATCTTCACACACAGCTCCTTACACACTGGGTCCTGTGCTCTGACACTGCTCTGCAAGCCTGTCCCTGTGGCTCTTCTCCATATTGTCCCCCCAGTGGTGGAATGATTTTCCCACCATGGCCACAACTCTTTGAATTGCTCCATATCTTCTGTTGGAACCTGAACAAACCCATTTCTTCACGAAACACTTCACCTCACATCTGATCTTGCTCCATTTGTTTCTGcttcacttttattttcataCCTACTACTTCACCATTGATGAGGATGCATCAATATACCAGGACAACAGGAAAGTTTTTCCATTGAGCGCAGGTGTTTTTTGTCGCTTGCAGTTCTTATTATTGCTTTGAATGTTGGTGATCCATGAATTTAAGCTCATTTTACTCTTCCACTACCAATGCACTGACATGATTCACTCtgttaaatgtttaaaacatAAATGTCATGTGCATCACCATTAGCCTCTACTGGTGTCAAAGGAGCAAGACGTTTTTATAGccaaagggaggagaaaatgcAGTAGAGCTGGAAGTTTGAATCATTGACTGTGTTATGTGTGTCCATGGTCACTGGTGCAGATATCCTTCATATTCAGGCCAGTTTTCTCATTAGAACAACCCCAAACAACTGTAGCTGCAAGGAGAAAGGAGCGGTTGGGGGTCAAGTCGGTTACAATCCCAGTCCTTTAACACATGCAGACACCATGGCATTGACATTTGGCTCACAGCTACTGCTGGTGGGATCTGATGCATTCTGGAAATGTGCGTGTGGGCACTACTGAtcattttggcttttttttttttgcctttatttgagtaaagagagtagagagagacagaaaagattgggagggagagagggggaggaggatgttgtggttacatggtatgcacccTTGCCAACACCAGGATGCCTGTAGGAGGCTGATTGTTgctcaatgttttgtttttcttaacaaTACACTTCTGTCTGTGAGGCCCTGTACTTGTTGACACAATAATCACATCAACTGATTAATACATTATGGCCCTATGGTCCACTATATTGCCAGTGCTATCTTTCACACAGAGTGCATTGTCAAAAGTGGCAATGAAGCATTATCAGACCCAGTAAACCCACAGTACATATGTAGATTAACAATGCAGGTCTTGTGAAACTCTTGAAAAGACGATGCgctcaaaaatgtcaaaatgcttTGAAGTTTTACAAACAATCACGAAGGAGTTGCATTATTAAAACAGACAGTCCACTcagtttaagaattcacatatgttTTTCCTTGCTGGATCCTAAACAATCTGTCAGCTGTTTCTGCCCCTCTTTGCCTTTTTAAGTGGTTCCTGATACTATAAATGAATGTGTTTAATACAGCAAAAAGAAAGCATATTTGGAGACCATGAGCTCAGAATAATAAACACACGTTTGCAGGCCCTAAGTGGAGGGTCTACCACCTTACTTGTCCTCTACCTCCTGATACCACGCTTTAATGGCTCTAAGCGTGTTTCTTCTATCACATATAATCTACTTCAGCAGACGGCCAGAGGACGAAAATGTCAAACACTCACAGTCTGTCCCATTGGAGGAGGCCTTTTGACTCCCTACATTGCAATCAGACAAGTCATTTGACCTTCAGTGTTTGAAGCTTGTTTGATACAACCTCTTGCTCTTCAGCAATAGTAAGAAGGACAATTTGAGTATCAGAGGGCAAAAGGAGCAATATAGGATTTAATGGGGAACAGGGGAATGCATCTCCACCAATTTTGAGAAATGAAGGAATTGTCTCCCCAAACATTTCTGACAATATATGATTCAAAAGACAAATATGAGCAACTCTTATATACTGTTTGGTGGGAACAACAACAAGTCCTATCACAAGTTTATATAGAAAATGAAAACCTATCGCCTTTTCAGAGTAGACAGCACAGCAGATTGTTTCCTCTATAATCTCTGAATCCAGTGAAAGGTGATAGGTTTTCATTTTCTATATAAACTTGTGATAGGACTTGTTGTTGCTTCACACCACTGTGGTGAGGAACTATTTGTGACGAAGGCTGGGGAACAAGGCTTCTCGTTATCACCAACAAACCTGAGGATGAGGCTGGAGGCTCCTTACGGTCTTCTGCTAATCATCATCAACACAATGAGATCGAAGTGTGTTACCTGCGTAAGAAGACTTTCCATCATCAATACACTTAACGCACAAAGCCTGGGTTTCCATGGGAACTAATGGGGGATTTACAGCCTTTGTTTagctgaaaaaacaacaaccttaaAAACCCTTCAAGGACAAGGTATTTCATCATTGTTTCATTAAAGACTTACCCAAGAAAAGATTTGTTCAAGCCAATGGAACTATGATGACAAAGAATCAATATTCGCCAATGGCTTTTAATATAACAGGGCTTTGTAAACCTGCTCTGAGATTTGGGAATGGTGCTTGAATCCAGCCACTATCCCTCAGTTACTCACTGGAGAGCTGCTTGGCTGAGACCTTGTTGTGTTCTGCAAGCGCTAACGACATCTGCCTGTTGTAGTGGTAGATGGGGACTACATTCACAGTAGCAACAAATAAGATTGGATAACTGAACCCCGTAGGGACATATTGGCAATGTGTTTTGttaacatgaaatgaaatacaaCACAGTAGACCAGTCACCGGATATTAGAAACATCAAACAAAGGGATAGTATGGGTTCAGAGCTGTCAAAGCCAATCACACCAAGCACTTGATCACATATTGTAAAATGTCAATTTCGTAGCCTATTTTCAGCACAAATTGCAGCCAAAGCAGATCTGAACTACTGAACTTCACTGTATAGGAGACTATGTCCTTAGACAGGCACCTTTGACACACATTATCAGCTACACAGCACCTACGCTCTTCACATTTTGTTACACTGAAAGCATGAGGCAACTGACAGATTATGACAGTCACAGCCATTTGCTTCCCTGTTCTACGTAAGCCAACCTCGTGGTTGCCTGGCCTGCCCATCCCCCATACTGTGTTAACTGCCTGTCCCTAGCAGGACGGGCTGGCTGTAAACCACACCGGGcctattaattaattaatgtaccctaaCTGCAGGGTTGGGTCCCTCCATGGTAGCGGAACAGTTTCGAGCCCGCCTAGCAGGGAGGACTGGTGTGTCTTTTCTTGTGTTCCTATGTAGTGGGAGGGAGGCGAGAGGCAggggagcagagcagcagacaaCTGTGCGCTAGATGAGAGGACGCAGTCAGCACCATAGTGACCATCAATCACCCAAGGCCATTGTGGTTCTGTCCAGTAAACGGCGCCagcacaggcaggcaggcagagagaaagagggagagaggaagagggagagagggggcagggtgcctgcagggagaaagagggggagagaatggCAGGGGATCAGGCTATGTGTCCTCCTCAGCTCGTGCTGCTGGGCTTGGGAGCGgtgctgctgtctcactgctacTCTGTGTTCTCCCAGGTCCCGGATCCTGAGGTAAGAGCCGGATATCTCCATGTCCTCCACAGGTTCTCCACAGGAACGTCCTCGGGTTACTGTGATGGGTGCGGGTGTTCCGCTGTTTAATAGGTAGCTTCATGTGATTAATGTTTATCGTTTGATCGCCAGAGCTGTTGCTTGCCATCCGGCCATGTTTGACGAAGAGTGAATGTACATATGATGATACCTGATACATTATAAGGATCTATGTGGAATGACAAAGCCATATATAGGTTTTAATGGATGCATACAGCAGGGTGAATATGACAATTCGTCGTACGACAAGTCATTgtatcattttgttgtttttctgataGCCGGAGATGACACTTAAACCATAAGTATGTGATGAACTGCCAGTTGAATCACCATGACAGAGTCAGGAACAGGGTTGGGGAGGAACAGATTACATGTAACAGGACAACTATAGTGATCCGACTACAGAAATGGGAACTGAACCCACTACAGTTGCTGAAAAATGCAGTAGTCCAATAATATATACTTCTGGAAAAAAGGTGATTTAATTACAAAGAAAGGACAAAACAGCATTATGATTCGGACTTCATTGACACAAACATCCGTTTACATTATTCAAATAAATGATGAATCGTgactgatgataatgatgataatgttaTTCAAAGTAGCCATCAATTTAGAATAATTTGCATGTTTGAATTAATATTATATAGACTTTGAAAGcaagaaaacagcaaaataaaagataaagataagataaaagCAAAATGAACTAAAAAATAATCAGATCATGAGTAATCCAAAAGATTACTGAATACAATTATAAGCAGGCAATCAGTAAGATATATAATGGATAATATCTATATTTATACGTGTAACCCCGCCCTGGTTGGGCATGCtctgttttgaaatgtgaaaCTGTTAAGACCTCATAAACTTTATTCTGCAGAGAATAAACAGCTGAGCGTATCATGGAAgatcagagaaaaacacaagaaactTCTAGAAACTCCAGACTCCCACTGGTTGCTAATTCTGACAGATCAACTGCTTTCATAAAATGAGCGCTGAGTCGGGGCGACACTTcatatataaatgtaatgtttatAGGCTTCATCCATAGTCTCAGCATATGCAGGTACTGTATGAGGTGATGAGGGCTTCAGGTGATTGCCAGTTgtagttttactttcatgtgcATGTGGTTACTTGACTTACTTGaaaaaatcaaaattcaaaaattTTGCACTTGTTTTTTCTCAACATGGCTCATTCTGAACACAGAGGACGACAGTGACTCTAAACATCTCTGAATAGAATCTCAGTAGAAGTAGCATGTCCCTTCTGAACTATTTCCATATcctttatatatttataaaaataGATATCCTTTTGAAAATCATCAATCAGTAAGTGATCCTTAACTATTGCATGTGGAATAACCAAACCTGTGTCCCAGTGttgatttttctattttcagacCTTAAGCCTCCATTCAATTATACTAATCTGCCTTGAGGTTGATAGCCTACTCATCAGTCCCTAAAggaatttctaaaaaaaaaacttcacttCTACTTGAGGGAGAACATCCAAACATGTATGTCGTGGAATAAAtctaacaagtaaacaaacaattacacaaacaaacaaaaacaaacaaacaaaaacggTTAATATATTTGATTAGTTTAACAATTAAGATAACCTGAGGTCAGTGTGCCTCTGAATTTGTGTTTGttccatccaaaaaaaaaaaaaaaaaaacttcaggcTTAGCCACTAATCCTGCCACATGAAATACCCCGCGGGTGGAAAGGACTTAGCATTACGTAATCACTGTGaagcaaaatgtattcattattattagttaaGAGCAGTGCTAAATATCCTCATTAAGGCTAATCCTTCTGTGGGAGTTGCATAAACATGAAAGTAAACTCACTGAAAcaattttttccccaaattgTTTGTTCAAGTATGGCAGATCAGCCTCCCCTGTGTCCctgccagacacacagacactgaggcTGGCTGGGTCTGTGACATCTTGTTTAACATGTTGACTCAGTAAAGCCAGTTTGCTCTGGTGTTGAGAATCTCACACCGCACACAGGAGAAAACATATGAAGATCTTGGAAATGTAAAGAGCCATTACAAAGGCTCATCTTACAAGCTAGTGATTGAGCTCTATAAGAAATATATTTCCCTGAAACATTTATTCTCTTAAAAGCCTTTGTTTGCGTGTAATGTGTTTTGGTTGTAATGTGTTTGGgacgttttctttttttgctgcaAATTGATCTGAAAATTATATTGTGAATGATATGTTCTTAAAAGATAATAATCCTCATTGTTAGTTGATTATCTATCTGGACCAAAGCAAAACTTATTCTATTTGATCTTTTGTCTTCTCCTTGGTCCTTGTCCTTGGTCCTTGGTACATGATGACGAAACATTTCAGTCACAGCATTCATATTGGTAACATGAACgctgatttatttattatctcTATTGGTCTCTTTGCTTTCGCTCAGGACATTTTGCCACTTCACCACTTAATGACATTATCTGTAAAAGCAGCAAATGCAATAAGGATCCATTTTCTGATTCATCCCTCTGAACTATAGAGTTTCCGGGACAATCTTGTAACATCAAATCAAGTGGTCGATATAGACAAGGAGAAATCCTCACATTTTATCAGGGAGCCACTGGACTCAAGCTTGGCTGGTTCCAGCAAAGCAGTGAACCAAGCCATTgatctcagacacacacacacacacacacacacacacacacacacacacacacagtactcaTGCTTCTTTTTATTGCAGTTCAGTAACCCCACCCCGGTGAGAGGTGTactgtgttttgaaatgtgAGAATAGTGTCTGTTTAGATGCTATTGATTGAATTTTGCTCTGCAGAGTACAAGCAGCTAAGCTGATCGTGGAGGAtcagagaaaacacaagaaaattCTAGAAACAAGCTCCCTTCAGTTGTTTAGTCTGACACGCATCACGTTTACAGGCTGCGTCCGTGGCCTCGGTGGGTGTTGGTGTCAAGTAATGGGAGATTCAGGTGATGACAGTAGTATTTTCATGAGTGTGTGGCTTTTTGGCGTCTTTGGCAGCAGCTGAAGAAATACTTGAAATGCAAGACCTTCTCACTTTGCCAGTTTCCTCAGGTGGCTGGCTATATTTACTTggagtacttttttttttttacatttcatctgTGTCCTGAAAACACTcacatctccaaaaagtcagtaCAGTGGTTTGGTGTAATCCCAAAGTCATGAAGCATTTCTCCATGTCAGGAACAAGGTCTGCTGTCAATCACTGTTAAAATCAACCAGGCATCAATCAGTCATCAACAAAGTGTGACAGCATGTAGAAAGGGTAGAAAAGTGAGGCGGTAAATGGATGGTAGTCTCATGCTTGTGAATACTGTGACAGCAAAAGCCCGGTCATATGACATGAGATAACAACTAAAGAACCTGTGCCCTTTACAGGACTTCAAACAGCTTGATATCTGAAATGTATTAACCTATACCTGCAAATCTCTCAGTAATTGGCCATTCCAGTATTAGGCTATAGGTTCAAAGGGGTTCATGATTACCTAATTTGCATATTATGTTAGAGAGATTAAGTAACCGAGTAAAAGGTCATAATTTGTTCATGACATTGACATGGCTCACTTTCTGTTATCTACAATGTTTTTGTAAAAGGATAACTACAAATTTACAAATGATTAAATAATCCTTGATAAATTGGTGATATAGCAAACTAATCATTTATAAAcatatgtttaaaaatgcatttttgttgtgaaatatggatgaataaaacatcaataaGTTTTGCTAGTTTTGCTGGCTTTTACTaatgaacacaaaaaaataatactTATATAAAAAGATAAATCATTGGCAAATTGTTCATCATTTATTAACGCTTAACAAAAATAGCGATTTCAAAGCATTTCTGCCATGTGGAATTCAACTTAAGCTTTTGACTGACATTTTTTGGTGCAGATTTTTGAGTCGAGTGGTAAAGAAGTTCAAGCAACTGATCCTTCTCCCAGTTCCACGTTCTTATCCCTGAATTCATTGACATGTGTGAAGTTTTAATATGTACTGCGTTCTCTCCATAGGTTGTAAGACTTGAATGTAGTCTGGTGGTATATTTGTGGTCTACAGAGACTTAAGAAAGCcatgttttctctttcatccATAGCTTTTACCCACAGACCCCCCAAAGAAGCCCGACCCTGTCGACTCAGAGACGGTTGTTTTCTGGGGACTGCGGCTATGGCAGGTCATCGGCATCTTTTCAATGTTTGTTTTAGCAGTTAGTAAGTAGAAATCatgaaatcacattttttttcaccttcACAAAACACTGTTGAAGGACAGCCACGTATGCTGTCATCAATCATAGTGGCAGGCCAAAGATGTCTATGCAATTGTGTGTCAACAATTTATGTATTAAATTAGATAAGATTAGATTTGACTTTATTGCCTTTGCCTTTATTTGCCTTTGGCTTCTCCTACATACAAatccataaaaacaaaaaaaaaacatacaatagtACAATGGAAAACTTGTGTGCAAATTATTAGTAACAAAATAGTGAAGATTTAGTTGAGTTAAGCAGTGTTCAACAGAGGTCATCTTAATGAAATAACAACTTGATTAGTAGTAATAAGACACATCAGGAAAGACAGGGATCACTTCTATTTTTCCAGAAGTTTGTTATGTCAGTGATTGTAAAAACATGGAATGTAATGGACAAATGGATTTaaaaatgatgggaaaaatGGAAGAATGGACAATAAGGTTTTGGCAAATCTTAGAAAGGAAGCTATTCAATATTTTTACACAACAGGAATACTTAAAAGGAAAAGCAACACAAATAATGTATAGGTTTTATATATTTACACCACCCCCCACCAAAAAACTAAATCCCAAATCCAACTTTCCTCTTCGTCCCAATGGCACCAATAGTTCCAGACAAGGTGGGGAATGTTGGTTCAAAATGCAGACTGTGCTTGTGCATCACAGCAGTGTTTTTTCTCAAACCCTGCTGACGTACAAATTGCTCATCTGCTACAGCGCACAAACATGTCATCAGTGAAACTTTCTGATTCgttaaacaacaaaatgtccGGGAGTACAAGTGTTACATAATTTAATTGATTGACTGACCTTTGGCCTAGTTTCTGTTTAAAACACCCAAACAGATCATAATCTTGTGAGTGAAGCTACAATAATTCATAACATGTTCTATTCAaataataatctctctctctgtctcactccctttctcccttGCAGTTATCACACTATGCTGTATCTTCAAATGCCGAATCCCAAGAACCAAAAAGGAAATTGAGGCACGAGCCGCACAAAGACAGGCAGCCAAGACATATGCCGACACGTTAGAGACGGTGCCTCCGCTGAGCGAGCTGACTGAGATCCCAGGATGTGAGTGCCTCTCTATAttatctttcactctctctctctctctcctgaggTCGTTTGGCTGGTTTCCCCTTGCGTTATCTTTTCCTATCACTACTGTGTCTGATTAAAGCTGCACCGggcaacttcacatgttggcggctccaaatggtgaggtaactgtttgaaaacgtTTTGAAcgtcaatacccagaaatcatgtgacgtcaggtgacgtcagtaaactgcacacagcatgcgcatgtttaccaacctggctttataccaaaggataccaaaggacgagagagacaaaagatcgttcgctgctgtttaggagacagtttgtattttcatttgtcACTTagtgtgggtggagaagtgtccatacccaacaccagaatttaatttgggccaAATCTCAAACAGGCCGAATCTACCGGGTCTTGgaacactcttctctgttgcaaccCCACTTGGTGATTTAGGCTGTTAAGACAGGTGTCTTTTTTACATGAaactcttgcctagtgcagctttaattccctaatttttacttttcttcttGCTTCCTACTTGACGTCTCA
Protein-coding sequences here:
- the tmie gene encoding transmembrane inner ear expressed protein — protein: MAGDQAMCPPQLVLLGLGAVLLSHCYSVFSQVPDPELLPTDPPKKPDPVDSETVVFWGLRLWQVIGIFSMFVLAVIITLCCIFKCRIPRTKKEIEARAAQRQAAKTYADTLETVPPLSELTEIPGSAKAEEKEEVTTVSGKVDAEKGEKKSKEGKKEGKGAKEGKGDEKEGSTKRKGDKGEKGGSKKEGGEGKGKKSGEKGDKGGEKGGGKGGAKGGAKKGAKK